The Gloeothece verrucosa PCC 7822 genomic interval ATGATTATCATTCTTGTTCAAGAAAAAAACAAGTAAAAATGCTTGATTTTTTAATTTTAAGCCGCTAAAAATTTTGACCTTAAGAAAAATTAACATAGTGAACTTTATTTATGTCCAGGTACTTACTATACTTAAGTGATCTATATTTTTTACTTTTATTTCAGGAATTGTCGACAATTTTTGCGCCTTTAATAAATTTGCTCGGTTTTTATTATCTCACTTTTTCCCCTTTCTTTTTCCTAAGTATTTTTACTGCCATCCTTGGGGAAACAACTTGTAGCTTTTTATGCTACTTTTTGAAGTGCGGAATGTGGGTTAAAAAAGAAACATAAGGAAGAAAATACATACCTATATCCTCAAAATATTGGGATGAATCTGATAGTGTATCTAGATTATTTATCCATTTCAAAATATTTTCATGCTCATTATACCACTTTAAAGGATGAGGTTTGTAATCAATCGTTCCTTCATAGAGAAGTTTAATTCCAGGTTGGTTATTCAAAAAATAACATAATGAAAGCGAGCTACAGCGGCCAGTTCCTAACTCAATAATTAATTTTTTATTCATTTTTATTTTTCTTTAAAGTATTCTAACGTTCTACATTACCGTATTGTAACTGATAAAGCTTAGTAAATAAAGAATTATTGTTCAATAAATCTCGAAAACTACCCTGTTCTACAAGCCTGCCTCCATCCATTACAAGAATTTGATCTGCTTTTTCAATTGTTGATAAACGATGAGCGATGACAATCACAGTTCGATTTTGACTGAGAAGACTAATTGCTTCTTGAATTAATTTTTCTGAAATAGTATCAAGAGCATTTGTTGCTTCATCCAAAATTAAAATTTCAGGATTACACAAAATTGCACGAGCAATTGAAATACGTTGTCTTTGTCCTCCAGAAAGTTTGATGCCTCTATCTCCTACAAATGTATTATATCCTTCAGAAAGTTCACAGATAAATTCATGAGCATGAGCTTGTTTAGCTGCTCCTATAATTTCTTCTTCGGTTGCCTCTGGACAACCATAAGCAATATTTTCTTTAACTGTAGCGCTAAAAATATGCACATCTTGACTCACTAGAGAAATATGACTGCGCCATACAGCTAAATTAAGTTGTTTGAGCGGATAATCATCGATATAAATTTCTCCTGATGTCACATCATAAAAGCGAAAAATTAAATTAATTATAGTTGATTTACCTGAACCTGAATAGCCAACTAAAGCCGTCATTTTACCTTGAGCTATAAATAGAGAAATGTTTTCTAGAGCTAATTTATTTTGAGTAGGATAAGAAAAATTAACAGCTTTAAAAGTCATGCCTTTTTTTAAGTTTTTAAAATCAATATTTCCTGATACTATATAAGGTTTTTTATCTCGTTCAAGTAAGGAAAATACGGATTTAACATAAGGACTTAAAGCAATGACTTGAGTTAAGTTATAATTTAATTTTTGCACTTGCGGTTGTAAGCGATAAAGCATAAAAATAAAAGTGATAAGTATAGGTAAACTAATCTGAGCATAGAAGGCAATTAGCATTATAAATACCAGTGTCGCTACCGATAATCCTTCAGTAAAAGGTTCAATCACTACAGATTGGATACGTAGTTTTATAGACTTATCTCGGCATTGTTTAGAAGCTTGAAAATAACGGTTTTGTTCGTAGTTCTCTCTTCCAAATACTCGTATAGTTTTAATTCCAGTAAAGGTTTCTAAGGTTAAGTTACTTAAGTAACGATTGGCTTGTTGGAATTCTCGTGCCAACGCTTTTATTTTGAGGGTCAGAGTACGAATTAATCCAGAAATTAACCCAAATACCAATATCACTAATAAAGTTAATTTCCACGATATAAATAATAGAAATAAACTAAAAATAACCAACATACATAAATTTATAATTAGCCAAATTAAATAAGTTAATGCTTGGCTTGCAGAGAAAGTTTCTTGAGTAATTAAGTTTAAAAGTTCACCACTTTTATTGATATCCCAAAAGCTCTGACTGACCGTTATTAATTTTTCAAATACTGCTATACGTAACTGATGAAGAGTATAATCTTGCAACCAGTAACAAAGTAGCGTATAAAGATAGGATAAAATAACTTTAATTAAAATTGCTACTAAAATACATAATATTAATAATAAGATTTTTTGTTCTGGTTTAAAATTAATTAAGTATTGCTCAACATTTTTAAAAAAGACGTTATTTATTTTTGAATAATTCCCGGATAATAAATACAAAAAAGGAATAAGTAAACTAATTCCTATACCCTCAGCTAGAGAAGCGAAAATTCCTAAAATTATAATTAATGGAATTCCCCAAGGATAAAGCTGTATTAAGGGATTTATAATTTTAATGGTTTTAATTAATTGTAGCATTTTTCACTAATTTTAATTTTTTTTTACAAAACTATATTTTTAAAAAAGCTGATAAAATGAGAAAATAAACTAACGTAAATATCTTTTTGCTTCCTTCATAAATATTCTGAAAATATGAAAAAATGATAAGGTGTTTTCTAGAGCAGTTATTAGGGATTTCATTAGATAAATAATCATGAAATCGTAGGCTTTTAACCGCCAACATAATTTAGTTACATCATAGTAGGTATAAAATTTATTGGCTTGGTAATGTTTAGCGGCTAAATCCGATGGTAACTTTCGCTTAATCACTGGATCTAAAAAAAATATTTCTCTAGACTTGTTCCAGTTTTTTACCAGTTTAGAAATCGGCAGTTGGGTTTTATTTGTATGATGACGACGAATTTCAATAATGGGATCTTCTCCGATAAATATAAAGGGGCCTTTAGCAGTCAGACGACACCATAATAACCAATCTTCACCAATATTCAAATGAGTTACAAAATCTGCTTCATTTAAAAATTTACGCCTAATACAAACTCCTCCCATACAAAAAATTCCCCGTTCGATAATGCGAGGGAACAGATCAATAGGGATCAGATCATCCACAATTGAATCCGGTTCAAAGCTCACATTATTTTGCCTATCAAATTCTAGCATTTTTCCATAAGAAGCAACAGCTTCCGTCCTTTTCTCTAGAGCTAAGTATAATCAAAGTATTTGGTTTACTCCGAGCATCGGCATCTAAAAAATAAATGTATTTTCCTTGAGAGTGCATAAACCCAGTGCGTTTTGCTAATGCTGAACCCTGATTTTCTTACTCAATCAATTTGATTCTTGGACCTTTAAGTATATAATCTTTAATAATAGTTTTAGTCTTGTCAGTTAAACCATCATTGACAATAATCATTTCCCAACGGCTAAAGGACTGTTTTAGAATGCTATTGATCGCTTCTTCAAGGTATAGCTCGGCATTATAAGGGGAGCATCACATTTTTGTAAAAACCTAACTAAAAGCCAACTACTGCAAAGGTTTCAGCCGCCTAAAAAAAGTTAGAGTGCAAAAATGGGATGCTCCCATGAAAACAGCTAAAAGCAACAAGCAACCAATAATAGAATAATGGAAATCTATCAATTGGAAAATTGTTGAAAAAACTGTTTGGAAGCTTCAAACGAGAATATACAGTGCATCACGTCAAGGCAATATCGAGCGAATTCGCCAACTCCAGAAAACACTCCTTAACTCGTACTACGCCAAGCTGTTAGCGGTACCTCGGGTGACACAAAAGAATCAGGGAAAACGGACGGGTGGGGTCGATGGAGTCAAATCCTTAACCCCAAACGAACGACTAGAACTGGCAGGGCGTTTAAAACTTACAGGTATGTGCCAACCCACTCGAAGGGTATGGATAGATAAACCTGGAAAGACTGAAAAACGCCCACTATTAATCCCAACTAGGACTTACGCAGTAACTCTACTTGTAGGAAGTGTCCCACAGACGCATCCAGCCATAGCATAGATAGTGTCTTAAGTGCGGATTTGTGCGTAAGTCCTTAAAACCTCGAATCAGGCTAAATTACCACAAAATCCGCCGAGGTAATGAGACTAGAATTAATTCCAGTCAGAGAAGCCAAGGTTTCACTACCAAACTTAACTAGGGTATTGCTACCACTAGCAGTAATGGTCAATTGTCCAAAGCTTAAACCCCCGGACAGACCTATTTTATCTATCCCATCTTGGAAGTCAGTAATAGTATCTGTACCATCACCGATGCTAAAGATGAAGTTATCAGCACCATTACCTCCTATGAGAAGATCATTCCCCTGACCTCCGGTTAGATCATCTGCTCCATTGCCTCCATTAAGGGTATCATTGCCGACTCCTCCATAGAGGATATCTTTACCACTACCTGTAGAATCGTTATCATCCCCACTTAACAGGTCATTGCCGGCACCGCCATAGAGGGTATCAGTGCCATTGCCACCCATTAAGGTATCATTACCCGCTAAACCGTAAAGAAGATCTTTACCATTGCTTCCGTTAATGTAATCATCTCCTGCGCCCCCAGTGATAGTATCATCCTCATTGCCGCCATTAAGGTTTAAACCAGTAACAGGAATTACATTAACCGTCACTGTAGCGGTACTGCTAAGGCTACCATCGCTCAGAGTATAGCTAAAAGTACCATTCCCTGTAAAGCTATTAGCGGGGTCAAAGACGATAAAATCATCGCTGGTATTAGCAGGAGTACCGTTATCATTGAGAGTCGCTGTACCACCGACCAGGCTATTAACCTCTGTAATACTTAATGTAGAACTATCCACATCGCTATCATTAGCTAAAAGGCTAGTCACAGATATAGTAACAGGAGTATTTTGGTTAGTGGTAGTGCTGTCATTGACGGCAACAGGAGCATCATTAACTGGGTTAACGGTAACATTAACTGTCGCGGTGCTAGTACCTCCGTTTCCATCAGAAATCCTGTAGGTGAAGGAGTCTGTACCGTTGAAGTTAGCGTTAGGCGTGTAAACTAACAAGTCATCGGTTGTATCCCCTGGGGTTCCGTTATTGTTGAGGGTAACAGTGCCGCTATTTCCTTGGGTAAAGCTATCGATACTTAAAGGATTACCATCAACATCAGTATCATTGCTCAGTACACTGATGCTAACCGCCGTATCTTCATTAGTGGTAGCGCTGTTATTAACGGCAACAGGAGCATCATTAACTGGGTTAACAGTAACATTAACTGTCGCGGTGCTAGTACCTCCGTTTCCGTCAGAAATGGTGTAGGAGAAGGAGTCTGTACCGTTGAAGTTAGCGTTAGGCGTGTAAACTAACAAGTCATCGGTTGTATCCCCTGGAGTTCCGTTATTGTTGAGGGTAACAGTGCCGCTATTGCCTTGGGTAAAGCTATCGATACTTAAAGGATCGCCCTCTACATCAGTATCATTGCTTAGTACACCGATGCTAACCGCCGTATCTTCATTAGTGGTAGCACTGTTATTGACGGCAACAGGAGCATCATTAACTGGGTTAACAGTAACATTAACTGTCGCGGTGCTAGTACCTCCGTTTCCGTCAGAAATCCTGTAGGTGAAGGAGTCTGTACCGTTGAAGTTAGCGTTAGGCGTGTAAACTAACAAGTCATCGGTTGTATTTCCTGGGGTTCCGTTATTGTTGAGGGTAACGCTGCCGCTATTGCCTTGGGTAAAGCTGTCGATACTTAAAGGATTGCCCTCTACATCAGTATCATTGCTCAGTACACCGATGCTAACCGCCGCATCTTCATTAGTGGTAGCACTGTTATTGACGGCAACAGGAGCATCATTAACTGGGTTAACGGTAACATTAACTGTCGCGGTGCTAGTACCTCCGTTTCCGTCAGAAATCGTGTAGGAGAAAGAGTCTGTACCGTTGAAGTTAGCGTTAGGCGTGTAAACTAACAAGTCATCGGTTGTATCCCCTGGAGTTCCGTTATTGTTGAGGGTAACAGTGCCGCTATTGCCTTGGGTAAAGCTGTCGATACTTAAAGGATTGCCCTCTACATCAGTATCATTGCTTAGTACACCGATGCTAACCGCCGTATCTTCATTGGTGGTAGCACTGTTATTAACGGCAACAGGAGCATCATTAACTGGGTTAACAGTAACATTAACTGTGGCGGTGCTAGTACCTCCGTTTCCGTCAGAAATCCTGTAGGTGAAGGAGTCTGTACCGTTGAAGTTAGCGTTAGGCGTGTAAACTAACAAGTCATCGGTTGTATTTCCTGGGGTTCCGTTATTGTTGAGGGTAACAGTGCCGCTATTGCCTTGGGTAAAGCTGTCGATACTTAAAGGATTACCATCTACATCAGTATCATTGCTTAGTACACCGATGCTAACCGCCGTATCTTCATTGGTAGTAGCACTGTTATTAACGGCAACAGGAGCATCATTAACTGGGTTAACAGTAACATTAACTGTCGCGGTGCTAGTACCTCCGTTTCCGTCAGAAATCCTGTAGGTGAAGGAGTCTGTACCGTTGAAGTTAGCGTTAGGCGTGTAAACTAACAAGTCATCGGTTGTATCCCCTGGGGTTCCGTTATCGTTGAGGGTAACAGTGCCGCTATTGCCTTGGGTAAAGCTATCGATACTTAAAGGATTACCATCAACATCAGTATCATTGCTCAGTACACCGATGCTAACCGCCGCATCTTCATTAGTGGTAGCGCTGTTATTAACGGCAACAGGAGCATCATTAACTGGGTTAACAGTAACATTAACTGTGGCGGTGCTAGTACCTCCGTTTCCGTCAGAAATCGTGTAGGAGAAAGAGTCTGTACCGTTGAAGTTAGCGTTAGGCGTGTAAACTAACAAGTCATCGGTTGTATCCCCTGGGGTTCCGTTATCGTTGAGGGTAACAGTGCCGCTATTGCCTTGGGTAAAGCTATCGATACTTAAAGGATTACCATCAACATCAGTATCATTGCTCAGTACACCGATGCTAACCGCCGTATCTTCATTGGTAGTAGCACTGTCATCAACCGCTACAGGGGGTTGGTTAGCAATAACAGGAGCATTCTCGAAGTACAGGATATCGCCATTATAATTCCCCACAAAAGCATCGAGATCTCCATCTCCATCGAGATCAGCTAAGGTTGGGGAGGCAGCATTTCCCACATTATCGAGTCCGAAGGGGTTGGTAAGGGGGGCAGCAAAGCTAGGGCTACTCTTAGAACCTGTGTTCTCATAGTAGAAAGTATCGCCATCACGATTCCCCACAAAAGCATCGAGGTCTCCATCTCCATCAAGATCAGCGAAGGTGAGGGAAGCAAAATATCCCACATCGGAGAGTCCAAAGGGGTTGCTAAGGGGGGCAGCAAAGCTAGGGCTACTGCTAGAACCTGTGTTCTCATAGTAGAAAGTATCGCCATAGCCATTCCCCACAAAAGCATCGAGGTCTCCATCTCCATCAAGATCAGCGAAGGTGGGGGAGGCCACATTTCCCACATCGGAAAGTCCAAAGGGGTTGATAAGGGGGGCAACAAAGTTAGGGCTACTCTTAGAACCTGTACCTGTGTTCTCATAGTAGAAGGTATCGCCCTTAAAATTCCCTACAAACGCATCAAGATCCCCATCTCCATCGAGATCAGCGAAAGTGGGGGAAGCAGAATATCCCACATTATCGAGTCCAAAGGGGTTGGTAACGGGGGCAGCAAAGCTAGGACTACTGCTAGAACCTGTGTTCTCATAGTAGAAGGTATCGCCATAGTTATTCCCCACAAAAACATCGAGGTCTCCATCTCCATCAATATCAGCGAAGGTTGGCGAGGCAACATATCCCACATCGGAGAATCCGAAGGGGTTGGTAAGGGGTGATAAAAAGTTGGGTGGAGCCGCCGTATTGTCGGTTACTCCCTCAACAGTGACCGTAACCGTAGCTGTCTGAGTAGCTGTCCCATCGGAAACCGTGTAAATAAAGCTATCTTGTGCCGTTTCACCGGTATTGAGGGATTCAAATTGAGCGTTGGGGTCGTAACTATAAGACCCGTCAGCGTTGAGGGTTAAGAGGGCACCCGAGGTCAGGGTAATTTGAGTCCCAACACTGCCCGAAACACCATTAACAGCGACGATTGTCAAGGTGTCGGCGGCATCGGGATCGCTGTCGTTACTTAAAACGTTACCCGTAAGCGCCGTATCTTCATTAGTAATAGCACTGTCATCAACCGCTACAGGGGGTTGGTTAGCAATAACAGGAGCATTCTCGAAGTACAGGATATCGCCATCAAGATTCCCCACAAAAGCATCGAGGTCTCCATCTCCATCAAGATCAGCGAAGGTGGGTGTTGCAGAAGTTCCCACATTGGAGAGTCCGAAGGGGTTGGTCACGGAGGCAGTAAAGCTAGGGCTACTGCTAGAACCTGTGTTCTGATAGTACAGGATCTCGCCCTGATTATTCCCCACAAAAACATCGAAGTCTCCATCTCCATCAACATCAGCTAGGGTGGGGGAGGCATAAGATCCCCTATAGGAGAGTCCAAAAGGGTTGGTAAGGGGGGCAGCAAAGCTAGGGCTAGTGCTAGAACCTATGTTCTGATAGTAGTGGGTATCGCCATAATAATTTCCCACAAAAGCATCTAGGTCTCCATCTCCATCAATATCAGCGAAGGTGGGGGAGGCATACGATGTCACATTGGAGAGTCCGAAGGGGTTGAAAGAGAAGTCAGCAAAGCTAGGGCTACTGCTAGAACCTATGTTCTCATAGTACAGGGTATTGCCCTCATAATTCCCCACAAAAGCATCGAGGTCTCCATCTCCATCAATATCAGCGAAGGTGGGGGCGGCAGAGGCTATCAGATAGGAGAGTCCGAAGGGGTTGGTAAGGGGGGCAGCAAAGCTAGGACTACTGCTAGAACCTGTGTTCTCATAGTACCGGATATCGCCATAATCATTCCCCACAAAAGCATCGAGGTCTCCATCTCCATCAAGATCAGCGAAGGTGGGGGCGGCAAGAGATCCCACATTGGAGAGTCCGAAGGGGTTGGTAACGGGTGATGAAAAATTAGGCTCACTCATGAGTTAGTTGTCTCCAGATTTAATTGTTGGTTTGATCGACTTATTAGACCTCTGGCATAAAGCCAAGAACATCAATTGCTGTACAGAAATCATCAATTTTTTTTACTTTTGACTTATTTGTGCAAGAAGTTTATTGGTTTGGCGCACTTCCCCTAACCCAATTAAATAGGGAGTCAGGTGTCGTCCGACAAACTGCCACAAACCCGGATAACCGGGTGAAACCGCACCCGTAAGGTAGGGCACATCACTGTTAACTTGGCGAGATATAGCCTCAGCTAACAGAGAAACCCCTCGTCCTTTCCTCTGGAAGGGTTCAGCCATTTCCAGAGTCGTGTAACGAATGGTATCAGAGGCCACCCGATGGGTTAACACTCGACCAATTACCTCCCCCCCATAGCGCAATCCCAGGCTATTTAGGGGTTCTAAGGGGTGATCCCCATTAGAAGTGGAACTTTCTTCTAACCAAGGAAACACCTCAAAAGTTGGAGGTAGGGGATACTTTTGTAACCAGGGAGCTAAGGCAATTTTTTCTGTAGAGGTTTTGCCTAGCACCAAGGTAATTGTTGGAGTTGACCAATTCAGCTTTTGTAGTAGAGGTTCTAAAGCCGCTTTGGTTAATAAACTGGTGTGATAGCTGATAATTAACTCAGTACAGCCCTGTTGGGCTAATTCTTTCTCTAAATAAGCCACTAAGCGAGTCCCTATTCCCTGGTTTCGGTATTCGGGTAAGACGAACAGAGAAATAATTTCCCCTTGTTGGAGATTTAAACGTTCAGCAATGGCAAACCCCACCATAGCGCCAGCTACGGAAGCAGAAAGCCCGGTTACTTCCCCTTGGGGCGGTTGTTTCTTGAAGCGCTTCTGTAAGCGAGGAAAGGTTAATTCATCGTAATCTAGGATATTAGTGCTATTTAGGTGATAAACTCGTTGATATTTGACCTCATTATTACTGATATTTGACTTAGCTCTTGTTTCCTTTACCTCAATAGATTCTGAAGGCAAGCCAGCAATGGGAGGAGTTGCGCCTAAACTCGGGCGCTGTGCGGTGGGTTTGGTAATGATA includes:
- a CDS encoding reverse transcriptase N-terminal domain-containing protein gives rise to the protein MNWKIVEKTVWKLQTRIYSASRQGNIERIRQLQKTLLNSYYAKLLAVPRVTQKNQGKRTGGVDGVKSLTPNERLELAGRLKLTGMCQPTRRVWIDKPGKTEKRPLLIPTRTYAVTLLVGSVPQTHPAIA
- a CDS encoding beta strand repeat-containing protein, with amino-acid sequence MSEPNFSSPVTNPFGLSNVGSLAAPTFADLDGDGDLDAFVGNDYGDIRYYENTGSSSSPSFAAPLTNPFGLSYLIASAAPTFADIDGDGDLDAFVGNYEGNTLYYENIGSSSSPSFADFSFNPFGLSNVTSYASPTFADIDGDGDLDAFVGNYYGDTHYYQNIGSSTSPSFAAPLTNPFGLSYRGSYASPTLADVDGDGDFDVFVGNNQGEILYYQNTGSSSSPSFTASVTNPFGLSNVGTSATPTFADLDGDGDLDAFVGNLDGDILYFENAPVIANQPPVAVDDSAITNEDTALTGNVLSNDSDPDAADTLTIVAVNGVSGSVGTQITLTSGALLTLNADGSYSYDPNAQFESLNTGETAQDSFIYTVSDGTATQTATVTVTVEGVTDNTAAPPNFLSPLTNPFGFSDVGYVASPTFADIDGDGDLDVFVGNNYGDTFYYENTGSSSSPSFAAPVTNPFGLDNVGYSASPTFADLDGDGDLDAFVGNFKGDTFYYENTGTGSKSSPNFVAPLINPFGLSDVGNVASPTFADLDGDGDLDAFVGNGYGDTFYYENTGSSSSPSFAAPLSNPFGLSDVGYFASLTFADLDGDGDLDAFVGNRDGDTFYYENTGSKSSPSFAAPLTNPFGLDNVGNAASPTLADLDGDGDLDAFVGNYNGDILYFENAPVIANQPPVAVDDSATTNEDTAVSIGVLSNDTDVDGNPLSIDSFTQGNSGTVTLNDNGTPGDTTDDLLVYTPNANFNGTDSFSYTISDGNGGTSTATVNVTVNPVNDAPVAVNNSATTNEDAAVSIGVLSNDTDVDGNPLSIDSFTQGNSGTVTLNDNGTPGDTTDDLLVYTPNANFNGTDSFTYRISDGNGGTSTATVNVTVNPVNDAPVAVNNSATTNEDTAVSIGVLSNDTDVDGNPLSIDSFTQGNSGTVTLNNNGTPGNTTDDLLVYTPNANFNGTDSFTYRISDGNGGTSTATVNVTVNPVNDAPVAVNNSATTNEDTAVSIGVLSNDTDVEGNPLSIDSFTQGNSGTVTLNNNGTPGDTTDDLLVYTPNANFNGTDSFSYTISDGNGGTSTATVNVTVNPVNDAPVAVNNSATTNEDAAVSIGVLSNDTDVEGNPLSIDSFTQGNSGSVTLNNNGTPGNTTDDLLVYTPNANFNGTDSFTYRISDGNGGTSTATVNVTVNPVNDAPVAVNNSATTNEDTAVSIGVLSNDTDVEGDPLSIDSFTQGNSGTVTLNNNGTPGDTTDDLLVYTPNANFNGTDSFSYTISDGNGGTSTATVNVTVNPVNDAPVAVNNSATTNEDTAVSISVLSNDTDVDGNPLSIDSFTQGNSGTVTLNNNGTPGDTTDDLLVYTPNANFNGTDSFTYRISDGNGGTSTATVNVTVNPVNDAPVAVNDSTTTNQNTPVTISVTSLLANDSDVDSSTLSITEVNSLVGGTATLNDNGTPANTSDDFIVFDPANSFTGNGTFSYTLSDGSLSSTATVTVNVIPVTGLNLNGGNEDDTITGGAGDDYINGSNGKDLLYGLAGNDTLMGGNGTDTLYGGAGNDLLSGDDNDSTGSGKDILYGGVGNDTLNGGNGADDLTGGQGNDLLIGGNGADNFIFSIGDGTDTITDFQDGIDKIGLSGGLSFGQLTITASGSNTLVKFGSETLASLTGINSSLITSADFVVI
- a CDS encoding ABC transporter ATP-binding protein is translated as MLQLIKTIKIINPLIQLYPWGIPLIIILGIFASLAEGIGISLLIPFLYLLSGNYSKINNVFFKNVEQYLINFKPEQKILLLILCILVAILIKVILSYLYTLLCYWLQDYTLHQLRIAVFEKLITVSQSFWDINKSGELLNLITQETFSASQALTYLIWLIINLCMLVIFSLFLLFISWKLTLLVILVFGLISGLIRTLTLKIKALAREFQQANRYLSNLTLETFTGIKTIRVFGRENYEQNRYFQASKQCRDKSIKLRIQSVVIEPFTEGLSVATLVFIMLIAFYAQISLPILITFIFMLYRLQPQVQKLNYNLTQVIALSPYVKSVFSLLERDKKPYIVSGNIDFKNLKKGMTFKAVNFSYPTQNKLALENISLFIAQGKMTALVGYSGSGKSTIINLIFRFYDVTSGEIYIDDYPLKQLNLAVWRSHISLVSQDVHIFSATVKENIAYGCPEATEEEIIGAAKQAHAHEFICELSEGYNTFVGDRGIKLSGGQRQRISIARAILCNPEILILDEATNALDTISEKLIQEAISLLSQNRTVIVIAHRLSTIEKADQILVMDGGRLVEQGSFRDLLNNNSLFTKLYQLQYGNVER